Proteins from a single region of Thermotoga maritima MSB8:
- a CDS encoding FGGY-family carbohydrate kinase → MYLIGSDIGTQGTKSVIVNEKGEVLAEAFREYEVITPKPNWAEQWPDVWVKAVFETVKEVVEKSGVSKKEIAGIAISGLYGGSGIPVDRNMQPLRPCLIWMDRRAVKETEWVKQNVPKEKLFEITGNYVDSYFGFTKIMWIRNNEPEIWEKIYKFITPKDYVIYQMTGEVVIDYSSAGNLGGVFDIRKLTWSKEMCDVLGIPIEFLPERIVKSSDVVGRVTKEASELCGLLEGTPVVAGGIDAPVAQLSAGALEEGEHVAMVGTSTCWGTVHDGSKLAFGLVNYPYVVYDTERIYTFGGSATTGALARWFKEQFGESETIVGERTGISPYQLFDKEVANIPAGSEGIIVLPYFMGERSPIWDPTARGVFFGVTLYHKRAHLYRALMEGGAYALRHNMEEGLKAGLKLNDECWIVGGVSKSSVWVKIFADVTGFKMRQVASLVEAPYGDAFLAGLGTGVIDKPERIKEWVKYRDPVEPDPENKKIYDRYYEIYRELYERTKDLMARL, encoded by the coding sequence ATGTACCTCATCGGAAGTGATATAGGAACTCAGGGGACGAAATCCGTCATTGTGAACGAAAAAGGAGAAGTACTCGCTGAGGCTTTCAGAGAGTACGAAGTCATAACTCCAAAACCAAACTGGGCAGAACAGTGGCCTGATGTCTGGGTTAAAGCAGTCTTTGAAACTGTAAAAGAAGTGGTGGAGAAATCTGGGGTATCGAAGAAAGAAATAGCTGGGATTGCCATTAGCGGGCTCTACGGTGGATCGGGCATTCCAGTTGACAGGAACATGCAACCCCTCAGACCCTGCCTCATCTGGATGGACAGAAGAGCGGTGAAAGAGACGGAGTGGGTGAAACAGAACGTTCCCAAGGAAAAGCTCTTCGAAATCACAGGAAATTACGTGGATTCGTACTTTGGCTTTACGAAAATCATGTGGATCAGAAACAACGAACCAGAGATCTGGGAAAAGATCTACAAGTTCATCACTCCTAAGGACTACGTGATCTATCAAATGACGGGAGAAGTTGTCATCGACTATTCCTCTGCTGGAAACCTGGGTGGTGTTTTTGACATCAGAAAGCTCACCTGGTCCAAGGAGATGTGCGATGTTCTCGGAATACCAATTGAGTTTCTCCCCGAGAGAATAGTGAAGTCTTCTGACGTGGTTGGAAGAGTGACGAAAGAAGCTTCAGAATTGTGCGGACTCCTTGAGGGAACACCCGTAGTGGCCGGTGGAATAGACGCTCCAGTTGCCCAGCTTTCTGCCGGTGCACTTGAGGAGGGAGAACACGTTGCGATGGTGGGTACTTCCACCTGCTGGGGAACGGTCCACGACGGTTCGAAACTGGCTTTCGGGCTTGTGAATTATCCTTATGTGGTTTACGACACTGAAAGGATCTACACATTTGGAGGGTCCGCTACAACGGGGGCTCTCGCCAGGTGGTTTAAAGAACAGTTCGGTGAGAGCGAGACAATCGTCGGTGAAAGAACTGGCATCTCACCGTACCAGCTCTTTGACAAGGAGGTAGCAAACATCCCTGCTGGAAGCGAGGGTATCATCGTTCTTCCATACTTCATGGGTGAAAGATCTCCGATATGGGATCCTACCGCAAGGGGTGTGTTCTTTGGGGTCACTCTCTATCACAAGAGAGCACACCTCTACAGGGCACTAATGGAAGGAGGAGCGTATGCCCTGAGACACAACATGGAAGAGGGTTTGAAAGCTGGTTTGAAACTGAACGACGAATGCTGGATCGTCGGTGGCGTTTCCAAGTCTTCTGTGTGGGTTAAAATATTCGCGGATGTTACTGGTTTCAAGATGAGGCAGGTTGCAAGCCTTGTGGAGGCTCCTTACGGAGATGCCTTCCTTGCGGGACTCGGAACAGGCGTTATAGACAAGCCCGAGAGAATAAAAGAGTGGGTGAAATACAGAGATCCCGTGGAGCCAGATCCGGAGAACAAGAAGATCTACGACAGGTACTACGAAATATACAGAGAGCTCTATGAGAGAACAAAAGACCTGATGGCGAGGTTGTGA
- a CDS encoding PadR family transcriptional regulator, which translates to MRDTKGHLKFLVLHIISQQPSHGYYIMKKISQIIGAEPPSPGALYPILSSLRKQKYIETYNEGKRKVYRLTDKGRKYLEEHKEEIKKALDFAERFRVFSEICGLSLRNVVDVIFKNAKDLTPEQKKKLKHATEDFERNVYNIIYGGKNSK; encoded by the coding sequence ATGAGAGATACGAAAGGGCATCTGAAATTTCTGGTTCTTCACATAATTTCTCAACAACCCTCTCATGGGTACTACATAATGAAGAAGATCTCCCAGATAATAGGGGCAGAGCCTCCGAGCCCTGGTGCGCTCTACCCGATACTCTCTTCTCTCAGGAAGCAAAAGTACATCGAAACGTACAACGAGGGGAAAAGAAAGGTTTACCGTTTGACTGATAAGGGGAGAAAGTATCTGGAAGAACACAAAGAAGAGATCAAGAAAGCTCTGGATTTTGCAGAGAGATTCAGAGTCTTTTCTGAAATTTGTGGTCTTTCCTTGAGAAATGTAGTGGATGTGATTTTCAAAAACGCGAAAGATCTCACACCGGAACAAAAGAAGAAATTAAAACACGCCACGGAAGACTTTGAAAGGAACGTATACAACATCATCTACGGAGGGAAAAACTCGAAATGA
- a CDS encoding ABC transporter ATP-binding protein, with protein sequence MPEIRRRPHGPILEKPALKNPTATLRRLLGYLRPHTFTLIMVFVFVTVSSILGVLSPYLIGKTIDVVFVPRRFDLLPRYMLILGTIYALTSLLFWLQGKIMLTLSQDVVFRLRKELFEKLQRVPVGFFDRTPHGDIISRVINDVDNINNVLGNSIIQFFSGIVTLAGAVIMMFRVNVILSLVTLSIVPLTVLITQIVSSQTRKYFYENQRVLGQLNGIIEEDISGLTVIKLFTREEKEMEKFDRVNESLRKVGTKAQIFSGVLPPLMNMVNNLGFALISGFGGWLALKDIITVGTIATFIGYSRQFTRPLNELSNQFNMIQMALASAERIFEILDLEEEKDDPDAVELREVRGEIEFKNVWFSYDKKKPVLKDITFHIKPGQKVALVGPTGSGKTTIVNLLMRFYDVDRGQILVDGIDIRKIKRSSLRSSIGIVLQDTILFSTTVKENLKYGNPGATDEEIKEAAKLTHSDHFIKHLPEGYETVLTDNGEDLSQGQRQLLAITRAFLANPKILILDEATSNVDTKTEKSIQAAMWKLMEGKTSIIIAHRLNTIKNADLIIVLRDGEIVEMGKHDELIQKRGFYYELFTSQYGLVVEKE encoded by the coding sequence ATGCCTGAGATCAGAAGAAGGCCACACGGACCAATTTTAGAAAAACCCGCACTGAAAAATCCCACGGCCACGTTGAGAAGACTCCTCGGTTATCTGAGACCTCACACTTTCACTTTGATCATGGTCTTTGTTTTCGTCACCGTTTCTTCCATACTTGGTGTTCTCTCACCGTATCTCATAGGAAAAACGATCGATGTTGTCTTCGTTCCGAGAAGATTCGATCTTCTTCCCAGATACATGCTGATTCTCGGAACGATTTATGCGCTTACGTCTCTTCTCTTCTGGCTTCAGGGAAAAATCATGTTAACGCTTTCCCAAGATGTTGTTTTTCGTTTGAGAAAGGAGCTTTTCGAGAAACTTCAAAGAGTTCCGGTCGGCTTCTTCGACAGAACACCTCACGGAGACATCATAAGCAGAGTCATAAACGATGTGGACAATATAAACAACGTTCTTGGAAACAGTATCATTCAGTTCTTCTCGGGAATTGTGACACTCGCAGGTGCTGTGATCATGATGTTCAGAGTGAATGTGATCCTTTCACTCGTCACACTCTCAATAGTTCCCTTGACCGTTCTCATCACGCAGATCGTCTCCAGCCAAACCAGAAAATACTTCTACGAAAATCAAAGAGTCCTCGGCCAGCTCAATGGGATCATAGAAGAAGACATCTCCGGCCTCACTGTGATAAAACTCTTCACCCGTGAGGAAAAAGAGATGGAGAAGTTCGACCGGGTGAACGAGAGTCTCAGAAAGGTGGGAACGAAGGCTCAGATCTTTTCAGGTGTTCTCCCCCCTCTGATGAACATGGTCAACAACCTCGGATTTGCCCTGATCAGCGGTTTTGGAGGATGGCTCGCCTTGAAAGACATAATCACGGTGGGTACCATAGCCACTTTCATAGGTTACTCAAGGCAGTTCACAAGACCGTTGAACGAGCTTTCTAACCAGTTCAACATGATCCAGATGGCGCTTGCGAGTGCTGAAAGAATATTTGAGATTCTCGATCTGGAGGAAGAAAAAGACGATCCTGATGCTGTGGAACTGAGAGAAGTCAGAGGAGAAATCGAGTTCAAGAATGTCTGGTTCTCCTACGACAAGAAAAAGCCTGTTCTTAAAGACATAACCTTTCACATAAAACCGGGTCAGAAGGTTGCACTGGTGGGTCCCACAGGGTCCGGAAAGACGACGATCGTGAATCTGTTGATGAGATTCTACGACGTGGACAGAGGGCAGATCCTCGTGGATGGTATAGATATAAGAAAAATAAAGAGGAGTTCTCTGAGATCCAGCATAGGCATCGTCCTTCAGGATACTATTTTGTTTTCCACCACCGTGAAAGAAAACCTCAAATACGGAAATCCTGGCGCTACCGACGAAGAAATAAAAGAAGCAGCGAAACTGACACATTCCGACCACTTCATAAAGCACCTGCCTGAGGGTTACGAAACGGTCCTCACCGACAACGGTGAAGATCTGAGTCAGGGTCAAAGACAGCTTCTTGCCATAACAAGAGCTTTCCTTGCGAATCCAAAGATCCTGATACTGGACGAAGCCACCAGCAACGTTGACACAAAGACGGAGAAAAGCATACAGGCAGCCATGTGGAAACTCATGGAGGGGAAGACCAGCATCATCATAGCTCACAGATTGAACACGATAAAAAACGCAGATCTGATCATCGTTTTAAGAGACGGAGAAATTGTGGAGATGGGAAAACACGATGAGTTGATTCAAAAGCGAGGCTTTTATTACGAGCTCTTCACAAGCCAATACGGTCTCGTTGTAGAAAAAGAATGA
- a CDS encoding aldose epimerase family protein has translation MEYLMSHIEKEFFGATSEGIPVYQYTLINKNGMMAKIITYGAIVRELWVPDSSGTLSDVVLGFDTLQEYEAKNSNFFFGAIVGRYANRIAGGRFEIDGVTYQLALNDGDRPNALHGGVKGFYTRVFKAVPMKTPTGPFLVLKYLSHDGEEGYPGNLDLTVIYTLTNENELKVEYRATTDKPTVVNLTQHSYFNLSGEGTILDHELKINADSYTPVDDNLIPTGEIAPVEGTPFDLRSFKVLRDAIEPLKSTTTKGFDINYVLNGEDGKLKLAAVLRDKRSRRRMEVYTTEPGLQLYTGNFLDVKGKCGTYYGPYSGLCLEAQHFPDSPNHANFPSTILRPGEEYRQVTVYRFSVEV, from the coding sequence ATGGAATATCTGATGAGCCACATTGAAAAGGAGTTCTTCGGAGCAACTTCTGAGGGAATACCTGTATATCAGTACACACTCATAAACAAAAATGGAATGATGGCAAAAATCATCACTTATGGTGCGATAGTTAGAGAGTTGTGGGTGCCAGACAGTTCTGGCACCCTTTCTGATGTTGTTTTGGGATTTGACACGCTCCAGGAGTACGAAGCAAAGAACTCGAACTTCTTCTTCGGAGCGATAGTGGGAAGATACGCGAACAGAATAGCCGGTGGAAGATTCGAGATCGACGGAGTCACCTATCAGCTTGCCCTGAACGATGGAGATCGCCCAAACGCGCTCCACGGTGGTGTGAAGGGATTCTACACCAGGGTCTTCAAAGCCGTCCCCATGAAAACACCCACTGGACCTTTCCTTGTTCTGAAGTATTTGAGCCACGATGGCGAAGAAGGCTATCCTGGCAATCTGGATCTCACAGTTATCTACACTCTCACAAACGAAAACGAGCTGAAGGTAGAGTATCGTGCCACAACGGATAAACCCACCGTTGTGAACCTCACACAACATTCCTACTTCAATCTCTCCGGCGAGGGAACAATCCTCGATCATGAACTCAAGATAAACGCAGACAGTTACACCCCCGTTGATGATAACCTCATACCAACAGGAGAGATTGCACCGGTTGAAGGCACACCGTTCGATTTGAGATCTTTCAAAGTTCTGAGAGACGCCATCGAACCGTTGAAAAGCACTACAACAAAAGGTTTCGATATAAACTACGTTTTAAACGGTGAAGATGGAAAGCTGAAGCTTGCAGCTGTTCTAAGAGACAAGAGATCTCGTCGAAGGATGGAGGTCTACACAACAGAGCCGGGTCTTCAACTCTACACGGGAAACTTCCTCGATGTGAAGGGAAAATGCGGTACATACTACGGACCGTACTCAGGTTTGTGTCTTGAAGCACAGCACTTCCCCGATTCTCCAAATCATGCAAACTTTCCAAGCACCATCTTGAGACCAGGTGAGGAGTACAGACAGGTTACTGTTTATAGATTTTCTGTTGAAGTTTGA
- a CDS encoding L-ribulose-5-phosphate 4-epimerase, whose translation MYEKERKELYNAHLLLEKYGLVAYTSGNVSVRIGDHVLIKPSGVPYTELKPEDFVVVDLEGNVIEGEKKPSVDTATHLYLYKHLDWAKSVIHTHSTFAMVWAILEKSIPVLCTAHADVFGEEIPLTEYAPVGSEAIGKAVVKVIGKSGAVLLRKHGVMIVGTSVDDAVKKAIFLEEVAKAAYFATLAGKPTPLPPDEVDHLYNQYHTKYGQK comes from the coding sequence ATGTACGAAAAAGAAAGGAAAGAGCTATACAATGCCCATCTTCTGTTGGAAAAATACGGTCTTGTCGCTTACACAAGCGGTAACGTGAGTGTGAGAATCGGTGATCATGTTCTGATAAAGCCCTCCGGTGTTCCATACACCGAGCTGAAACCAGAGGACTTCGTCGTGGTGGACCTTGAAGGAAACGTGATCGAGGGAGAGAAGAAACCCTCCGTCGATACAGCTACACATCTGTATCTCTACAAACACCTCGACTGGGCAAAATCCGTGATTCACACTCATTCAACATTCGCCATGGTGTGGGCAATTCTCGAAAAATCAATCCCCGTTCTTTGCACGGCACATGCGGATGTTTTCGGAGAGGAGATTCCTCTTACAGAATACGCTCCTGTAGGATCCGAGGCGATTGGAAAAGCTGTCGTGAAAGTGATTGGAAAATCCGGTGCTGTTCTTCTCAGAAAACACGGTGTTATGATCGTGGGGACCTCTGTGGACGATGCAGTGAAAAAGGCGATTTTCCTTGAGGAGGTAGCAAAGGCAGCGTACTTTGCGACACTTGCAGGAAAACCCACACCATTGCCACCTGACGAGGTGGATCATCTCTACAATCAGTACCACACCAAGTACGGTCAGAAGTGA
- a CDS encoding alpha-N-arabinofuranosidase, whose product MSYRIVVDPKEVVKPISRHIYGHFTEHLGRCIYGGIYEEGSPLSDERGFRKDVLEAVKRIKVPNLRWPGGNFVSNYHWEDGIGPKDQRPVRFDLAWQQEETNRFGTDEFIEYCREIGAEPYISINMGTGTLDEALHWLEYCNGKGNTYYAQLRRKYGHPEPYNVKFWGIGNEMYGEWQVGHMTADEYARAAKEYTKWMKVFDPTIKAIAVGCDDPIWNLRVLQEAGDVIDFISYHFYTGSDDYYETVSTVYLLKERLIGVKKLIDMVDTARKRGVKIALDEWNVWYRVSDNKLEEPYDLKDGIFACGVLVLLQKMSDIVPLANLAQLVNALGAIHTEKDGLILTPVYKAFELIVNHSGEKLVKTHVESETYNIEGVMFINKMPFSVENAPFLDAAASISEDGKKLFIAVVNYRKEDALKVPIRVEGLGQKKATVYTLTGPDVNARNTMENPNVVDITSETITVDTEFEHTFKPFSCSVIEVELE is encoded by the coding sequence ATGTCCTACAGGATAGTGGTGGATCCAAAAGAAGTTGTCAAGCCGATTAGCAGACACATCTACGGTCATTTCACGGAACATCTGGGAAGGTGTATCTACGGCGGAATTTATGAAGAAGGTTCTCCGCTCTCCGATGAAAGGGGTTTCAGAAAGGACGTTCTGGAGGCTGTAAAGAGGATAAAAGTTCCGAACTTGAGATGGCCCGGTGGAAACTTCGTGTCGAACTACCACTGGGAAGACGGAATAGGTCCCAAAGATCAGAGGCCTGTTAGGTTCGATCTCGCCTGGCAACAGGAAGAGACGAATAGATTTGGAACGGACGAATTCATTGAGTACTGTCGTGAGATAGGAGCAGAACCTTACATCAGTATAAACATGGGAACTGGAACACTCGACGAAGCTCTCCACTGGCTTGAATACTGCAATGGAAAGGGTAATACCTACTACGCTCAACTCAGAAGAAAGTACGGTCATCCAGAACCTTACAACGTAAAGTTCTGGGGAATAGGCAACGAGATGTACGGGGAATGGCAGGTAGGCCACATGACGGCGGACGAATACGCAAGAGCCGCCAAAGAATACACGAAATGGATGAAGGTTTTCGACCCTACAATTAAAGCGATCGCCGTGGGCTGTGACGACCCCATATGGAATCTCAGGGTTCTTCAAGAAGCAGGTGATGTGATTGACTTCATATCCTACCATTTCTACACAGGGTCCGACGATTACTACGAAACGGTCTCTACGGTTTACCTTCTCAAAGAAAGACTCATCGGAGTGAAAAAGCTCATTGATATGGTGGATACTGCTAGAAAGAGAGGTGTCAAAATCGCCCTTGATGAATGGAACGTATGGTACAGAGTGTCCGATAACAAGCTCGAAGAACCTTACGATCTCAAAGATGGTATCTTTGCATGTGGAGTGCTTGTACTTCTTCAAAAGATGAGCGACATAGTCCCACTTGCCAATCTCGCACAGCTTGTAAACGCCCTTGGAGCTATACACACCGAGAAAGACGGTCTCATTCTCACACCCGTTTACAAGGCTTTTGAACTCATCGTGAATCATTCCGGAGAAAAGCTTGTCAAGACCCATGTTGAATCGGAGACTTACAACATAGAAGGAGTCATGTTCATCAACAAAATGCCTTTCTCTGTCGAGAACGCACCGTTCCTTGATGCCGCCGCTTCCATCTCAGAAGATGGCAAGAAACTTTTCATCGCTGTTGTAAACTACAGGAAAGAAGACGCTTTGAAGGTTCCAATCAGAGTGGAAGGTCTGGGACAGAAAAAAGCCACCGTTTATACACTCACAGGTCCGGACGTGAACGCGAGAAACACCATGGAAAATCCGAACGTCGTTGATATTACCTCCGAAACCATCACCGTTGACACCGAATTTGAACACACGTTTAAACCATTCTCTTGCAGTGTGATTGAGGTAGAATTGGAGTAA
- a CDS encoding sn-glycerol-1-phosphate dehydrogenase: MKDILGKTFECSCGKTHEVPDIEILETSIREAPDVFSDAFFIADLNTASLVDLPGKRSFVFNERRPLATMENVEKIVKASGDFPEIVSIGSGSLTDIARYAAYLSGKRFSCVPTAPSVDAYTSTVAPILVNGVKKTFMAIPPRRILLDIEVLRNAPMDLLRAGVGDIVAKIPARMDWILSHIVTGEYICDFVWDDMKDLLKEILLKSKDILNRERSAIKTLIEAHLVSGINMVIMGNSRPASGAEHMVSHLIEMFHEEKEEMPPFHGLTVMIGVFVSMKAYEALVEKKEIPLEEYSIEERRKELLELFEERKVEEFLKTYAGKKLPKIEADIVREPMESIYKEFFPHLKRTLETIDVNSMINSYSKDFLSKVVRLANTIRDRFTVLDVFDEMKILKNFSKIVF, from the coding sequence ATGAAGGATATCCTGGGAAAAACCTTCGAGTGCAGTTGCGGGAAAACTCATGAGGTTCCAGATATAGAAATCCTGGAGACATCCATAAGAGAGGCACCGGATGTTTTTTCGGATGCGTTTTTCATAGCAGACCTGAACACCGCTTCCCTGGTGGACTTGCCCGGGAAGCGGTCTTTCGTTTTCAACGAGAGAAGACCCCTTGCAACGATGGAAAACGTTGAAAAAATAGTGAAAGCATCTGGAGATTTCCCAGAGATCGTATCGATTGGATCTGGCAGCCTCACAGACATAGCAAGATACGCGGCATATCTTTCTGGAAAGCGTTTCTCGTGTGTTCCTACAGCGCCTTCTGTGGATGCTTATACTTCCACCGTGGCGCCCATCCTGGTGAACGGTGTGAAAAAGACCTTCATGGCGATTCCCCCCAGGAGAATCCTTTTAGATATCGAGGTGTTGAGAAACGCACCGATGGACCTTTTGAGAGCTGGCGTAGGAGACATCGTTGCCAAGATTCCCGCGAGAATGGACTGGATTCTTTCACATATCGTTACGGGTGAATACATCTGTGACTTCGTCTGGGACGACATGAAAGATCTGTTGAAAGAAATTCTTTTGAAGTCAAAGGACATTCTCAACAGAGAAAGAAGCGCCATCAAAACACTCATAGAGGCCCATCTCGTTTCGGGAATCAACATGGTCATCATGGGAAATTCAAGGCCGGCGTCCGGTGCAGAACACATGGTTTCCCATCTGATAGAGATGTTTCACGAAGAAAAAGAGGAGATGCCTCCTTTCCATGGCCTGACAGTGATGATAGGAGTTTTTGTTTCGATGAAGGCGTACGAGGCACTTGTAGAGAAAAAAGAGATACCTCTAGAAGAGTACTCCATTGAGGAAAGAAGGAAAGAACTTCTTGAGCTCTTCGAAGAAAGAAAAGTAGAAGAATTTTTAAAAACATATGCCGGGAAGAAACTCCCAAAAATCGAAGCAGATATAGTCAGAGAACCAATGGAAAGCATCTATAAGGAATTTTTCCCCCATCTCAAAAGAACTCTTGAGACGATAGATGTGAACTCGATGATCAACAGCTACAGCAAAGACTTTCTGTCAAAAGTTGTACGTCTCGCAAACACCATAAGGGACAGGTTCACCGTCCTGGATGTCTTTGATGAGATGAAGATCCTCAAGAATTTTTCCAAAATAGTGTTTTGA
- a CDS encoding ABC transporter ATP-binding protein has protein sequence MKTLARYLKPYWIFAVLAPLFMVVEVICDLSQPTLLARIVDEGIARGDFSLVLKTGILMLIVALIGAVGGIGCTVFASYASQNFGADLRRDLFRKVLSFSISNVNRFHTSSLITRLTNDVTQLQNLVMMLLRIVVRAPLLFVGGIVMAVSINVKLSSVLIFLIPPIVLLFVWLTKKGNPLFRKIQESTDEVNRVVRENLLGVRVVRAFRREEYENENFRKANESLRRSIISAFSLIVFALPLFIFIVNMGMIAVLWFGGVLVRNNQMEIGSIMAYTNYLMQIMFSLMMIGNILNFIVRASASAKRVLEVLNEKPAIEEADNALALPNVEGSVSFENVEFRYFENTDPVLSGVNFSVKPGSLVAVLGETGSGKSTLMNLIPRLIDPERGRVEVDELDVRTVKLKDLRGHISAVPQETVLFSGTIKENLKWGREDATDDEIVEAAKIAQIHDFIISLPEGYDSRVERGGRNFSGGQKQRLSIARALVKKPKVLILDDCTSSVDPITEKRILDGLKRYTKGCTTFIITQKIPTALLADKILVLHEGKVAGFGTHKELLEHCKPYREIYESQFGNGVMNDA, from the coding sequence ATGAAAACACTCGCCAGATATTTAAAGCCGTACTGGATATTTGCCGTTCTCGCACCGCTTTTCATGGTTGTAGAAGTGATATGTGATCTTTCACAACCCACTCTTTTGGCACGTATTGTCGACGAAGGAATCGCGCGTGGAGACTTTTCTCTGGTTTTGAAAACAGGGATCCTCATGTTGATAGTGGCACTGATAGGTGCGGTGGGAGGAATAGGCTGCACGGTCTTCGCGAGCTATGCCAGTCAGAACTTTGGAGCCGACTTGAGGCGAGATCTCTTCAGAAAAGTTCTGAGTTTTTCTATTTCCAATGTGAACAGATTCCACACTTCATCTTTGATAACGCGTCTCACCAACGACGTCACGCAGCTTCAAAACTTGGTGATGATGCTTCTCAGGATCGTTGTCAGAGCGCCTCTTCTCTTTGTGGGTGGAATAGTCATGGCAGTGTCTATCAACGTGAAGCTTTCTTCCGTTTTGATCTTTTTGATACCTCCCATCGTTCTCCTCTTTGTGTGGCTCACTAAGAAAGGGAATCCTCTTTTTCGAAAGATTCAAGAGAGCACCGACGAGGTCAACAGAGTCGTGAGAGAAAATCTCCTGGGTGTCAGGGTAGTGAGGGCCTTTCGAAGAGAAGAATACGAGAATGAGAACTTTCGGAAAGCAAACGAGTCTCTGAGAAGATCCATCATCAGTGCCTTTTCACTCATTGTTTTCGCACTGCCCCTTTTCATATTCATCGTGAATATGGGGATGATCGCCGTCCTGTGGTTTGGAGGGGTTCTCGTTAGAAACAACCAGATGGAGATAGGAAGCATCATGGCATACACGAATTACCTCATGCAGATCATGTTCTCTCTCATGATGATCGGAAACATTCTCAATTTCATTGTAAGAGCCAGTGCTTCTGCAAAGAGAGTTCTCGAGGTGTTGAACGAAAAACCTGCGATTGAAGAAGCGGACAATGCCTTAGCACTTCCAAATGTGGAGGGGAGCGTTTCCTTCGAAAATGTCGAATTCAGATACTTCGAAAACACCGATCCTGTTCTCAGTGGAGTGAACTTCTCCGTTAAACCAGGATCACTCGTTGCCGTTCTGGGTGAAACAGGGTCCGGAAAGAGCACCCTCATGAACCTCATTCCAAGACTCATCGATCCAGAACGTGGACGTGTGGAAGTCGATGAACTGGATGTTCGGACGGTGAAGCTGAAAGATCTGAGAGGTCACATATCTGCTGTTCCTCAGGAAACCGTGCTGTTTTCGGGAACCATCAAAGAGAACCTGAAATGGGGAAGAGAAGACGCCACAGATGATGAAATCGTGGAGGCGGCGAAGATCGCTCAGATACACGATTTCATAATCAGTCTGCCCGAAGGATACGATTCTCGCGTCGAAAGAGGGGGGAGAAACTTCTCGGGAGGTCAGAAACAGAGACTCTCTATAGCCCGTGCTCTTGTAAAAAAACCAAAGGTACTGATACTCGACGACTGCACGAGTTCAGTGGATCCCATAACTGAGAAAAGAATACTGGATGGGTTGAAGCGATACACGAAGGGATGTACGACCTTCATCATCACTCAGAAGATCCCAACGGCTCTTCTCGCCGATAAGATCCTGGTCCTTCATGAAGGGAAAGTAGCGGGATTTGGCACCCACAAAGAGTTGCTCGAACACTGCAAACCCTATCGAGAGATATATGAATCCCAGTTTGGAAACGGGGTGATGAACGATGCCTGA